In Cloacibacterium caeni, a single window of DNA contains:
- the ruvA gene encoding Holliday junction branch migration protein RuvA: protein MIFSLKGIVQELTPTYVVIEVNGVGYYVGISLQTSQRLSLGKEVFLFTQQIIREDAHLLFGFYTKEEKEMFNLLISVNGVGAVSALILLSSLDLKDIAQAILNKNSALLQKVKGIGAKTAERIIVDLRDKVEKFGVSAENISAFADNKVKEESLSALEVLGIPKKMSEKIADRILKQNPDLQTEELVKQILKMI, encoded by the coding sequence ATGATTTTTTCATTAAAAGGTATTGTTCAAGAACTTACTCCTACCTATGTGGTGATAGAGGTAAATGGAGTGGGTTATTATGTAGGCATTTCTTTGCAAACGTCTCAGCGACTTTCTTTAGGAAAGGAAGTTTTTCTTTTCACCCAACAAATCATCAGAGAAGATGCACATTTGCTTTTTGGGTTTTATACCAAAGAAGAAAAAGAAATGTTTAATCTCTTAATTTCGGTAAACGGAGTGGGTGCAGTTTCTGCGCTTATTTTGCTTTCTTCATTAGATCTTAAAGACATTGCACAAGCGATTCTCAATAAAAATTCTGCCCTGCTCCAAAAAGTAAAAGGAATTGGTGCTAAAACCGCCGAAAGAATTATCGTAGATTTACGAGATAAGGTAGAAAAATTCGGGGTTTCTGCGGAGAACATTTCTGCTTTTGCAGACAATAAAGTGAAAGAAGAATCGTTATCTGCTTTAGAAGTTTTAGGGATTCCTAAAAAGATGAGCGAGAAGATTGCCGATAGAATTTTAAAACAAAATCCAGATTTGCAAACCGAAGAATTGGTGAAGCAAATTCTAAAAATGATATAA
- a CDS encoding VanZ family protein, whose product MLLKPGVENKEYWFMFSGIDKILHISIFALLGFVFRIGFPRMRFFTFFLIMFIYGLGTEILQREMHLGRSMELLDLIADLLGVLMGYFIYQKIKNDYF is encoded by the coding sequence ATGCTCCTCAAACCTGGAGTAGAAAACAAAGAATATTGGTTTATGTTCTCTGGAATTGATAAAATACTCCATATATCAATATTCGCCCTATTAGGATTTGTTTTCAGAATTGGTTTTCCTAGAATGCGATTTTTTACCTTTTTCTTAATTATGTTTATATATGGATTAGGTACAGAAATACTACAAAGAGAAATGCATTTAGGCAGAAGTATGGAATTGTTAGACCTTATTGCAGATTTATTAGGAGTGTTGATGGGATATTTTATATATCAAAAAATAAAAAATGATTACTTCTAA
- the gcvH gene encoding glycine cleavage system protein GcvH, whose product MNTPSELKYTKDHEWVKLEGNVATVGITDFAQSELGDIVFVDVDTVDDDLNAGEVFGSVEAVKTVSDLYLPVSGKVIEFNEELEGEPELVNTDPYGKGWIVKVELSEGADQSELLTAEHYQELIG is encoded by the coding sequence ATGAACACACCATCAGAATTAAAGTACACCAAAGATCACGAATGGGTTAAACTAGAAGGAAACGTAGCTACAGTTGGAATCACTGATTTTGCTCAAAGCGAATTAGGAGACATCGTTTTTGTAGATGTAGATACTGTAGATGATGATTTAAATGCGGGAGAAGTATTCGGTAGCGTAGAAGCTGTAAAAACTGTTTCAGATTTATATTTACCAGTTTCAGGTAAAGTAATAGAGTTTAATGAAGAGTTAGAAGGTGAACCAGAATTGGTAAACACAGACCCATACGGAAAAGGATGGATTGTAAAAGTAGAACTTTCAGAAGGTGCAGACCAATCAGAATTGCTAACTGCTGAACATTACCAAGAACTCATTGGATAA
- the sprA gene encoding cell surface protein SprA codes for MKKTFPLHKIYFSIVFLFFSALFLAQQKPSDTANISIRKDYALPNPTRYEAFYDVKTGMYYLYPKIGNTVTGAPIVLTPKEYSTYTLNNSLKDYYQQKAFGGNLYKEEKKEAEKKGLIQSVTIKNKIFETIFGSNKIELIPNGFASFDLGGLHQKIENPLILPQNRSNFAINIQQRIQLGVLGKVGENLQLKANYDTQSGFAFENRMNLVWQAKGTWRDLQNQAIGEAKNPLKGGEDKIIKRVEFGNVNMPLSTNLIRGSESLFGLKTEFQLGKTYGTLVFSQQQGEARNIVVQGGGVMQTFKINAYDYEDNQHYFLGQYFLNNYDNALANYPLINSRISITRLELWVLDQGSGNLQEQKSILGIRDLGEGGSFPDNSNLGVYNAVANLGGIRDVNQTYNAINNQSLPNTTGDPNYKDGEHFIFNRKAKRLNPAEYTFNPQVGYISLNQRLNDNQLLAASFSYTVSGDSKVYKVGEFSEESPVVITKLLKPNVSVKTTSPMWNLMMKNVYSLNANQVDPQNFLLNVLYRDNDSGGKVNYLPGTPVADQNLLKLFNWDRLNVNNDIQNNTNGQQGDGLFDFVQGITVDAQNGRVMFTKAQPFGSYLESVLGSNDPKFVFNELYTQQKQVASENNLALRYTIEGRYKGSQGTGISLGAINVPRGSVKVTANGVVLTEGVDYTVNYMVGEVTIINEMVKQSGQAINVSLENQMTFNTQRKRFLGLNLERKFNENLTIGATVVNYSETPLTQKVQTGFEAVNNTMAGFNLMYNNQSQFLTRLTDKIPFVNTEAPSNINLKLEGAYLIPGQNKGINDESYIDDFEQTTSKISLKEPAVWSLASKPEIGFGNSNNNDLQSGNGRGLLSWYNIDPRFYGVGGRAPNGINAEALSNHASRRVQMIELFNNRDFVAGEQTFTNTFDITYYPKERGPYNLNQNAEIPSQRWAGLMRPITVSNFRSSNIEYVEFWMMDPYADGKMLGTAPKLMLQLGNVSEDILKDGKLQYENGLPTPNTPAKTSSTNWGTQPDQFPVLYAFGTENEERTAQDVGFDGLDNVAEATAFNTNFINPVKNEPDPAADDFVFYLSNQFQGALASSMIERYKYFRNPDGNSQSNSLEVSSQTPDAEDVNKDYNLDQSENYNQYDINLAQSELVLGRNNIVDVKEVEVKFQNGQTSKNKWFLFRIPVANYNSSTETSGADQILNNVRFARMMLTGFDETATIRFGTLDLVRSEWRKYGKGIASNRVDDQNQFEGTGTIDNSKFDVGSVNLEENALGTPPYVLPPGIERQVLSGNAGAQRQNEASLYMKTNLPNGEARGVFKNIALDMRRFQNLELFVHAEDLIGKGSNLDKSAKFFIRFGSDATDNYYEYEASLKYTAPNATSPLDIWPNENTVRLAIQDFVDLKILRDKNSTVTNERFTSADFGDENKAFYVKGRPSLGNITTMMIGVRNNDEVDKNLILWVNEIRLSGIENKGGYAGNANLNFNLGDFATVNASGAYSTIGFGFINQKPAERSQTTNSAFGINTMVNVDKFLPEKLGLKIPMNYSYSQTIEDPKYNPLNDDVEFSKDPKKDELKKVARTYTQQRSIGVLNMRKDRMNPNKKPKFYDVENLSISLIYNDDKYRDVYTKDNYRQYLRGNIDYSFNFKPWNLKPFNKIVSDTAKSYPYLKWAKEINFNIVPTRVSFRTELDRNYNELEFRNIDALLNGNSSADFDVIKNRNFFFGWQYNVGFNLTKSLKLDISSATRTINDQLDIQTFDRSSIFQNVFQKGRPVLYNHRIQLSYRLPFENLPYLDFVNTEIGYGVQYNWSARSTAMVDTNGVKLGNLAQNTNNINVTGGADFNSFFNKFKYFRKVNDKMNARKSEIDSLNNVYTQNFLKKGRKKAFKSYTFKNKLTPTQAFAYALTAIKQLDFNYTENNGTVLPGLLSSPNFYGYGKGIGGPTFGFLLGSQADIRRYAIENSWISSSEYMTEAYSQMTTRNLTGNIQIQPINDFRIDVSFTKNYMKNLMHGNFNVDAISSTPQFDFSFASEMITFTNSNILLKTSFGSDNIYEKIIENAKTISQMYGTPQADGYAEHYSKANAYVLIPAFQAAIEGKSPTKNNSLEKSKFPMPNWRITYSGIKNIPFINSQFAKFDILHAYTSTYTATGIQKSVDYYNKNVNPGAPQYDINNDVYNPYTFNTIGYVEDFSPLLGADVTMRNNMQFRLQYNKNRMYTLGLVNHTLTEDLGSEYVFGFGYILKDLKIKVRYQGKEKNLKSDLNVRADFSLRDNQTRITNILLDDSQITGGQRLMSVKVSADYNISQNFNLRFFYDQLMTKYKISTAFPLSTVRAGITATFNFGGGQGF; via the coding sequence GTGAAGAAAACTTTTCCTCTGCATAAAATCTATTTTTCGATTGTATTTTTATTTTTTTCTGCGCTATTTCTTGCGCAGCAAAAGCCTTCGGATACAGCGAATATTTCTATAAGGAAAGATTATGCCTTGCCCAATCCTACGAGATACGAAGCATTCTATGATGTAAAAACAGGGATGTATTATCTCTACCCCAAAATTGGAAACACCGTAACTGGAGCGCCCATCGTTCTTACTCCAAAAGAATATTCTACTTACACCCTGAATAATAGTCTCAAAGATTATTATCAGCAAAAAGCTTTTGGTGGAAATCTCTACAAAGAAGAAAAAAAAGAAGCCGAAAAGAAAGGCTTAATCCAAAGTGTGACTATCAAAAATAAAATTTTTGAAACTATTTTTGGGAGCAATAAAATAGAATTGATTCCAAATGGTTTTGCGAGTTTTGATTTAGGAGGTTTGCACCAAAAAATTGAAAATCCATTAATTCTTCCACAAAACAGAAGCAATTTTGCGATTAATATTCAGCAGAGAATTCAGCTGGGTGTTTTAGGAAAAGTTGGAGAAAATCTACAACTCAAAGCCAATTACGATACGCAGTCTGGTTTTGCATTCGAAAACAGAATGAATCTCGTTTGGCAAGCCAAGGGAACTTGGAGAGATTTACAAAATCAAGCCATCGGTGAAGCAAAAAATCCACTAAAAGGTGGCGAAGATAAAATTATAAAAAGAGTAGAATTCGGTAATGTGAATATGCCACTTTCTACCAATTTAATCAGAGGTTCTGAATCACTTTTTGGTTTAAAAACCGAATTCCAATTAGGGAAAACGTACGGAACTTTGGTGTTTTCTCAGCAACAAGGTGAAGCCAGAAATATTGTAGTTCAAGGTGGTGGTGTAATGCAAACCTTCAAAATAAACGCTTATGATTACGAAGATAATCAGCACTATTTTTTAGGCCAATATTTCTTAAATAATTATGACAACGCTTTAGCCAATTATCCTTTAATCAATTCTAGAATTTCGATTACCCGATTAGAACTTTGGGTTTTAGACCAAGGTTCTGGTAATTTGCAAGAGCAAAAAAGTATTCTCGGGATTAGAGATTTAGGTGAAGGTGGAAGTTTTCCAGATAATTCTAATTTAGGGGTTTATAATGCAGTAGCCAACCTTGGCGGAATAAGAGATGTAAACCAAACTTATAACGCGATCAATAATCAATCACTTCCGAATACTACAGGTGACCCCAATTATAAAGACGGCGAACATTTTATCTTTAACCGAAAAGCAAAAAGATTAAATCCTGCTGAATATACCTTTAATCCACAAGTGGGTTATATTTCTTTGAATCAAAGATTAAATGATAATCAACTTTTGGCGGCGTCTTTTTCTTATACCGTTTCTGGTGACAGCAAAGTCTATAAAGTAGGGGAATTTTCCGAAGAAAGTCCAGTGGTGATTACCAAATTATTGAAACCGAACGTTTCCGTAAAAACCACTTCACCGATGTGGAATTTAATGATGAAAAACGTGTATTCTTTAAATGCCAATCAAGTAGATCCACAGAATTTCTTGTTAAATGTTTTATATCGTGATAATGACAGCGGTGGAAAAGTAAATTATCTACCAGGAACACCTGTTGCAGACCAAAATTTATTGAAATTATTCAATTGGGATAGACTGAATGTAAATAACGATATTCAAAATAATACGAATGGTCAACAAGGAGACGGTTTGTTTGATTTTGTACAAGGAATTACGGTGGATGCACAAAACGGAAGAGTAATGTTTACCAAAGCTCAACCTTTTGGTAGTTACTTAGAATCTGTTTTAGGAAGCAATGACCCAAAATTTGTTTTCAATGAACTGTATACCCAACAAAAACAAGTCGCTTCTGAAAATAATTTAGCACTTAGATACACCATCGAAGGTAGATATAAAGGTTCACAAGGAACGGGAATTTCTTTAGGAGCGATTAATGTTCCACGTGGTTCTGTAAAAGTAACTGCCAATGGAGTTGTGCTTACAGAAGGCGTAGATTACACCGTAAATTATATGGTAGGTGAAGTAACTATCATCAATGAAATGGTGAAACAATCTGGTCAAGCCATCAATGTGAGTTTGGAAAACCAAATGACCTTTAACACCCAGAGAAAAAGATTTTTAGGATTAAATCTCGAGAGAAAATTTAATGAAAATCTTACCATTGGTGCAACTGTGGTGAATTATTCAGAAACACCACTCACTCAAAAAGTACAAACAGGTTTCGAAGCCGTGAATAACACGATGGCTGGTTTTAACCTAATGTACAATAACCAATCGCAGTTTTTAACCAGACTTACAGATAAAATTCCGTTTGTCAATACAGAAGCACCATCTAATATTAATTTGAAATTAGAAGGAGCGTATCTTATTCCAGGTCAAAATAAAGGAATCAATGATGAATCTTACATTGATGATTTTGAACAAACCACTTCTAAAATTTCATTAAAAGAACCTGCAGTTTGGAGTTTAGCATCTAAACCTGAAATTGGTTTCGGAAATTCTAATAATAATGACCTTCAAAGCGGAAATGGAAGAGGTTTGCTATCTTGGTATAATATAGACCCAAGATTTTATGGAGTTGGAGGAAGAGCACCAAATGGAATTAACGCTGAAGCACTTTCTAATCACGCTTCCAGAAGAGTTCAGATGATAGAACTCTTTAACAATAGAGATTTTGTAGCGGGTGAACAAACCTTCACCAATACTTTTGATATTACGTATTATCCTAAAGAAAGAGGTCCGTATAACTTAAATCAAAATGCAGAAATTCCATCACAAAGATGGGCTGGTTTAATGAGACCGATTACGGTTTCTAACTTCAGAAGCTCGAATATAGAATATGTAGAATTTTGGATGATGGATCCTTATGCAGACGGTAAAATGTTAGGAACTGCTCCTAAATTAATGTTGCAATTAGGAAACGTTTCAGAAGATATTCTGAAAGATGGTAAACTGCAATATGAAAATGGTTTGCCTACACCCAATACTCCAGCGAAAACTTCTTCTACCAATTGGGGAACTCAGCCAGACCAATTCCCAGTTTTGTATGCTTTCGGTACAGAAAACGAAGAGAGAACTGCTCAAGATGTTGGTTTTGATGGATTGGATAACGTAGCGGAAGCTACAGCTTTCAATACCAATTTTATCAATCCAGTAAAAAATGAGCCAGACCCAGCTGCAGATGATTTTGTGTTTTATCTTTCTAATCAGTTTCAGGGTGCGTTAGCTTCATCTATGATTGAGCGTTATAAATATTTCAGAAATCCAGATGGAAACTCTCAGTCGAATTCTTTAGAAGTTTCTTCTCAAACTCCGGATGCAGAAGATGTAAATAAAGATTATAACCTAGACCAAAGCGAAAATTACAATCAGTATGATATTAATTTAGCACAAAGCGAATTGGTTTTAGGAAGAAATAATATTGTAGATGTAAAAGAAGTAGAAGTGAAATTCCAAAACGGACAAACTTCTAAAAATAAATGGTTCTTATTCAGGATTCCAGTTGCCAATTATAATTCTTCTACCGAAACTTCTGGTGCAGACCAAATCTTAAATAATGTGAGATTTGCCAGAATGATGCTTACTGGTTTTGATGAAACCGCTACGATTAGATTCGGAACATTAGACTTGGTAAGAAGCGAATGGAGAAAATATGGAAAAGGAATTGCTTCAAATAGAGTAGATGATCAGAACCAATTTGAAGGAACAGGAACTATAGATAATTCTAAATTTGATGTAGGAAGTGTAAACTTAGAAGAAAATGCATTGGGAACTCCACCTTATGTGTTGCCTCCAGGAATTGAAAGACAAGTTCTCAGCGGAAATGCAGGTGCTCAAAGACAAAACGAAGCTTCTCTTTATATGAAAACCAACCTTCCGAATGGTGAAGCAAGAGGTGTTTTCAAAAATATCGCTTTAGATATGAGAAGATTCCAAAATTTAGAATTATTTGTTCACGCAGAAGATTTAATTGGCAAAGGTTCTAATCTTGATAAATCTGCGAAATTCTTCATCAGATTCGGTAGTGATGCTACAGATAACTATTATGAATATGAAGCTTCGCTGAAATATACCGCTCCGAATGCCACTTCTCCGCTTGATATTTGGCCAAATGAAAACACCGTGAGATTAGCGATTCAGGATTTTGTAGATTTAAAAATCTTGAGAGACAAAAATTCTACGGTAACCAACGAAAGATTTACTTCGGCAGATTTTGGTGATGAAAATAAAGCCTTCTACGTAAAAGGTAGACCAAGTTTAGGAAATATTACCACCATGATGATTGGGGTAAGAAATAATGATGAGGTAGATAAAAATCTTATTCTTTGGGTGAATGAAATTAGACTTTCAGGTATTGAAAATAAAGGTGGTTATGCAGGAAACGCAAATCTTAACTTTAATTTAGGAGACTTTGCTACCGTAAATGCGAGTGGAGCTTATTCTACGATTGGTTTTGGTTTCATTAACCAAAAACCTGCGGAACGTTCACAGACTACCAACTCAGCTTTTGGTATCAATACAATGGTGAATGTAGATAAATTCTTGCCAGAGAAGTTAGGATTGAAGATTCCGATGAATTATTCTTATTCTCAAACCATAGAAGATCCTAAGTACAATCCACTGAATGATGATGTGGAATTTAGCAAAGATCCAAAGAAAGATGAACTGAAAAAAGTAGCAAGAACGTATACGCAACAAAGAAGTATTGGGGTACTCAATATGAGAAAGGATAGAATGAATCCTAATAAAAAACCAAAATTCTATGACGTAGAAAACTTATCCATTTCTTTAATTTATAATGATGATAAGTATAGAGATGTTTATACTAAAGACAATTACAGACAATATTTAAGAGGAAATATAGATTACAGTTTTAATTTTAAACCATGGAATCTTAAACCATTTAATAAAATTGTAAGCGATACCGCGAAGTCTTATCCATATCTGAAATGGGCGAAAGAAATTAACTTTAACATAGTTCCGACAAGAGTTTCTTTCAGAACGGAGTTAGACAGAAATTATAATGAATTAGAATTTAGAAATATTGATGCGTTGCTCAATGGAAATTCTTCTGCGGATTTTGATGTGATTAAAAACCGAAACTTCTTCTTCGGTTGGCAATATAACGTAGGATTTAATTTAACCAAATCCCTAAAATTAGATATTTCATCAGCTACCAGAACGATTAATGACCAATTGGATATTCAAACGTTTGACAGAAGTTCTATTTTCCAAAACGTTTTCCAAAAAGGAAGACCGGTTCTTTATAACCATAGAATTCAGTTGAGTTACAGATTACCATTCGAAAATTTACCTTATTTAGATTTTGTAAATACGGAGATTGGTTACGGCGTACAGTACAATTGGAGCGCTCGTTCTACAGCGATGGTAGATACTAATGGAGTAAAACTGGGGAACTTGGCACAGAATACCAATAATATTAATGTAACTGGAGGTGCAGATTTTAATAGTTTCTTCAATAAGTTTAAATATTTTAGAAAAGTAAATGATAAAATGAATGCCAGAAAATCTGAAATAGATTCTCTGAACAATGTCTATACTCAGAATTTCTTGAAAAAAGGAAGGAAAAAAGCATTCAAATCTTATACTTTTAAAAATAAATTGACGCCTACTCAAGCTTTTGCTTATGCTTTAACAGCGATAAAACAATTAGATTTTAATTATACTGAAAATAACGGAACGGTTTTACCGGGATTATTGTCTTCTCCTAATTTCTATGGATATGGAAAAGGAATTGGCGGGCCAACTTTTGGATTCTTGTTGGGTTCTCAAGCAGACATCAGAAGATATGCCATAGAAAACAGTTGGATTTCTTCTTCGGAATACATGACGGAAGCTTATTCTCAGATGACTACCAGAAATCTTACTGGGAATATTCAGATTCAGCCTATCAATGATTTTAGAATAGATGTGAGTTTTACCAAAAACTACATGAAAAATTTAATGCATGGTAATTTTAATGTAGATGCGATTAGCAGTACACCTCAGTTCGATTTTTCTTTCGCTAGTGAGATGATTACGTTTACCAATTCTAATATTCTCTTGAAGACAAGTTTTGGAAGCGATAATATTTATGAAAAAATCATTGAAAATGCTAAGACGATTTCTCAAATGTATGGAACACCACAAGCTGATGGTTACGCAGAACATTACAGCAAAGCCAATGCTTATGTATTGATTCCAGCTTTCCAAGCAGCGATTGAAGGAAAGTCTCCAACGAAAAATAACAGTTTAGAAAAATCTAAATTTCCAATGCCAAACTGGAGAATTACCTATTCAGGAATTAAAAACATACCTTTTATTAATAGTCAGTTTGCTAAGTTTGATATTCTTCATGCTTATACATCTACTTATACCGCAACAGGAATTCAGAAAAGCGTAGACTATTATAATAAGAATGTAAATCCTGGAGCTCCTCAATATGATATTAATAATGATGTATATAATCCTTATACATTTAATACGATTGGTTACGTAGAAGATTTCTCTCCACTTTTAGGAGCAGATGTTACCATGAGAAATAATATGCAGTTCCGTTTACAATATAATAAGAACAGAATGTATACACTCGGTTTGGTAAATCATACTTTAACCGAAGATTTAGGTTCTGAGTATGTTTTTGGTTTTGGATATATTTTAAAAGATTTAAAAATCAAAGTTAGGTATCAAGGAAAAGAAAAAAATCTGAAAAGTGATTTAAATGTAAGAGCAGATTTTTCATTGAGAGATAATCAAACCAGAATTACCAATATATTATTAGATGATTCACAGATTACCGGAGGTCAAAGATTAATGAGCGTAAAAGTTTCGGCAGATTATAACATCTCTCAGAACTTTAATTTAAGATTCTTTTATGATCAATTAATGACCAAGTATAAAATTTCTACAGCATTTCCACTTTCTACGGTTAGAGCTGGTATTACGGCAACCTTTAATTTTGGAGGAGGTCAAGGTTTCTAA